From the Gouania willdenowi chromosome 19, fGouWil2.1, whole genome shotgun sequence genome, one window contains:
- the LOC114481919 gene encoding forkhead box protein J1-B-like encodes MPKAKRFKANRVEMYPKDQVQGSKSTPLDDSLTGLDWLQNYSIQTSDPHRPSVPECPSSQEQLFHKSLGTDSPSNLGSDSTVGPLFSRYPLVEVDYKTNPKAKPPHSHATLIYKAMQASGQSKVTLSTIYEWIQENFCYYRHAKPTWQNSIRHTLTLNKCFKKVPRQNGEPGKGGFWQIDPEHSDMLDNGILRRRKLPENHDRNLLRNKLFQGYQGTTSTSSVHEVVRPEQKPLSSTENRETTRSTETPLDYDIVAAACKDIIGGDCSTLKVLESTATVEVLEPTGDQARWWEGGGDVMNHHLSYDYMNLCTTTMDGTVNVAELQMPLQDLHQHQDQQHLVHLDESSVKFSEQPWVEVTVLTENVPPTLDQGFGVSEGVFTATCDLPPPTTLTVL; translated from the exons ATGCCTAAGGCTAAAAGGTTTAAGGCAAACAGGGTGGAGATGTACCCAAAGGATCAGGTCCAGGGGTCCAAATCTACCCCCCTTGATGACAGCCTGACCGGCCTCGACTGGCTACAGAACTATTCCATCCAGACCTCAGACCCACATCGGCCCAGCGTCCCCGAGTGTCCCTCCTCCCAGGAGCAGCTCTTCCATAAAAGCCTTGGCACAGACTCTCCATCCAACCTCGGCAGCGACTCCACCGTTGGTCCCCTGTTCTCcag gtACCCTCTGGTGGAGGTGGACTACAAGACCAACCCCAAAGCCAAACCACCTCATTCCCACGCTACTCTCATCTACAAGGCCATGCAGGCCAGCGGACAATCCAAAGTCACTTTGTCCACCATCTACGAGTGGATACAAGAGAATTTCTGCTACTACAGACACGCAAAGCCCACCTGGCAG AACTCTATTCGTCACACTTTGACCCTCAACAAGTGTTTCAAAAAGGTCCCTCGACAGAATGGTGAGCCCGGCAAGGGAGGGTTCTGGCAAATCGACCCAGAGCATTCAGACATGCTTGACAACGGGATCCTCAGACGTAGGAAACTGCCAGAGAACCATGACAGAAACCTGCTAAGGAACAAACTTTTTCAGGGTTATCAGGGCACTACAAGCACTTCTTCTGTTCATGAAGTTGTGCGTCCTGAACAGAAGCCCCTGTCATCTACAGAAAACAGAGAGACCACGAGGTCTACAGAGACACCACTTGACTATGACATTGTAGCAGCAGCTTGTAAAGACATTATTGGTGGGGATTGTAGCACCTTGAAGGTTTTGGAAAGCACCGCTACTGTTGAGGTTCTGGAACCAACAGGAGACCAGGCAAGGTGGtgggaaggaggaggagatgtGATGAACCACCACCTGTCCTATGACTACATGAACCTGTGCACCACCACCATGGACGGTACAGTTAATGTAGCAGAGCTCCAAATGCCTCTGCAGGATCTCCATCAGCATCAGGACCAACAACATTTGGTGCATCTGGATGAGTCCTCGGTGAAATTCTCTGAGCAGCCATGGGTGGAGGTCACAGTGCTGACAGAGAACGTACCTCCAACCCTGGATCAAGGCTTTGGTGTGAGTGAGGGCGTCTTCACAGCTACCTGTGACCTTCCACCACCAACAACACTGACTGTCCTATAA
- the LOC114481849 gene encoding forkhead box protein J1-B-like codes for MPKAKRFKANRVEMYPKDQVQGSKSTPLDDSLTGLDWLQNYSIQTSDPHRPSVPECPSSQEQLFHKSLGTDSPSNLGSDSTVGPLFSRYPLVEVDYKTNPKAKPPHSHASLIYKAMQASGQSKVTLSTIYEWIQENFCYYRHAKPTWQNSIRRTLTLNKCFKKVPRQNGEPGKGGFWQIDPEHSDMFDNGILRRRKLPENHYRTLLGNKLFQGYQGTTSTSSVHGVVRPEQKLMSSTENRETTRSTETPLDYDIVAAACNDIIGGDCSTLKVLESTAAVGVLEPTGEQARWWEGGGGDVMNHHLSYGYMNLCTTTMDGTVNVAELQMPLQDLHQHQDQQHLVHLDESSVKFSEQPWVEVTVVTENVPPTLDQGFGVSEGVFTATCDLPPPTTLTVL; via the exons ATGCCTAAAGCTAAAAGGTTTAAGGCAAACAGGGTGGAGATGTACCCAAAGGATCAGGTCCAGGGGTCCAAATCTACCCCCCTTGATGACAGCCTGACCGGCCTCGACTGGCTACAGAACTATTCCATCCAGACCTCAGACCCACATCGGCCCAGCGTCCCCGAGTGTCCCTCCTCCCAGGAGCAGCTCTTCCATAAAAGCCTTGGCACAGATTCTCCATCCAACCTCGGCAGCGACTCCACCGTTGGTCCCCTGTTCTCcag gtACCCTCTGGTGGAGGTGGACTACAAGACCAACCCCAAAGCCAAACCACCTCATTCCCACGCTTCTCTCATCTACAAGGCCATGCAGGCCAGCGGACAATCCAAAGTCACTTTGTCCACCATCTATGAGTGGATACAAGAGAATTTCTGCTACTACAGACACGCAAAGCCCACCTGGCAG AACTCTATTCGTCGCACTTTGACCCTCAACAAGTGCTTCAAAAAGGTCCCTCGACAGAATGGTGAGCCCGGCAAGGGAGGGTTCTGGCAAATCGACCCAGAGCATTCAGACATGTTTGACAACGGGATCCTCAGACGTAGGAAACTGCCAGAGAACCATTACAGAACGCTGCTAGGGAACAAACTTTTTCAGGGTTATCAGGGCACTACAAGCACTTCTTCTGTTCATGGAGTTGTGCGTCCTGAACAGAAGTTAATGTCATCTACAGAAAACAGAGAGACCACAAGGTCTACAGAGACACCACTTGATTATGACATTGTAGCAGCAGCTTGTAATGACATTATTGGTGGTGATTGTAGCACCTTGAAGGTTTTGGAAAGCACCGCTGCTGTTGGGGTTCTGGAACCAACAGGAGAGCAGGCAAGGTGgtgggaaggaggaggaggagatgtgATGAACCACCACCTGTCCTACGGCTACATGAACCTGTGTACCACCACCATGGACGGTACAGTTAATGTAGCAGAGCTCCAAATGCCTCTGCAGGATCTCCATCAGCATCAGGACCAACAACATTTGGTGCATCTGGATGAGTCCTCGGTGAAATTCTCTGAGCAGCCATGGGTGGAGGtcacagtggtgacagagaacgTACCACCAACCCTGGATCAAGGCTTTGGTGTGAGTGAGGGCGTCTTCACAGCTACCTGTGACCTTCCACCACCAACAACACTGACTGTCCTATAA